A window of Prionailurus bengalensis isolate Pbe53 chromosome E1, Fcat_Pben_1.1_paternal_pri, whole genome shotgun sequence genomic DNA:
tagcaatcatcctccaagcatatggccccaGGATATACATCTGAAAGGGCTCCTGACTTTTTACGAACAGTAATAAATGACTTTTTCGTAACAATAGCTAGCCTCCTCAGGGTCCTGGAAATcttgtttccaaaattccttacaggctttctctgtccctaaccccctcccgACTTGAAAGTATATATTCAACTTTCCACAACCCCAGTGCTCTTTCTCCCCACTGGTCCTGCCCTCATGCTTTAAGAAAACCaccggtggggcgcctgggtggctcagtcggttgagcgtccagcttcggctcaggtcatgatctcgaggtttgtgggttcaagcctcctgtcgggctctgtgctgacagctcagagcctggatcctgttttggattctgtgtctcctcctctctctgcccctccctcatgtgtgctctgtctctgtctctcaaaaataaatcaatgtaaaaaaagaaaaccactgttttgccccaaagatgtctcaagaattctttcttgatcGTTTGccccaacatttccacatcattTGTGCCTCGTTCCTAGGGTTGTTGGAAAGATTAAATGTGACGCTCAAGGAAAGCGCCCAACAATGTGTAATGAGCACCCACTAGGTGCTACTACACCTGTGCTACTGTGGAGGTGAATCAGGCTCCTTTGCAGCCGGTCCAAGAGCAGCTGCCAGCCCAGGGTTGGCTGCTCCTCATTTGCTGAGATCCCACTAAGAGCGGACGACCGTCTCTGTTCTCCCCCACTGCCGACGGCAGATTACCCACACCCACCCTTGCCCCTCCCAAAACCAGATGTCCTGGGAGTTCAGGAAACCTCATCCCGAGTCCAGCCCTGCCACTAACTCGGTTCTTGAGCAGCAAATCAGGCTGTGACTCcggacttcagtttcctcatctgcaaaaaggaagaaactggatGAGATTATCCTTCAGGCCATCTTTCACCTTCCCCCTAAAGCTGGTGGTCTCACGGCTCCAGGGGATCCATCACGGTGGAGACTAGTTAGCTTAGAGCCCAAGGTGTATAACCAAGGCTGGACtcctccaccccagcctccacccggagccttcccacccctcccagcgCACCACGCCTTTTCCCGTAGTGCTGGCGGCATCTGCCTGCGAGGCAGGTGGGAGAGCGAGCTTCTGAGTCTCGCCCCTCATCTTGACTTGGACCTAGATTAGCTTTCAAGCAGAAGCCCAGGGGTGGCCAGGCATGCTCCGccactcctcttccttccccaagACCCGTCCCTGATGTCATAACTGGGTAACTATGACAACATGTCACGGGGACCGCTAAGGACCTCACAGAGGAGACTGGGTGCCTCATTTCTGAAGTGAGACTAGGAAGAGAAGATGAACAATTGCCTGGATTATCTCGCCTACCCTGTAATCGTCTCTAATCACAGGCAGAGCACGACCTTCAGGAAGAAACTGGACTTTGGCCACTACATATTTCACAAGAATAGGATACAAATAGGTATGTGGGCCATTGGGGCAGGACACTGTGATTAGGGGTTCTGGAAGGGTCCACCTTAGAGACATTGACGGTAAACCAGACCAGGACAGGGCTTTGCAGTGATGTGGCCTTATCTGCTGGGTTGGGTCAAGAGAACAGCATCAGTGACAAAATTTATCTTCCACCCGGAGTCCAGTGGACGGAAatgctcatttaaatttttttttttcaacgttttatttatttttgggacagagagagacagagcgtgaacgggggaggggcagagagagagggagacacagaatcggaaacaggctccaggctctgagccatcagcccagagcctgacgcggggctcgaactcacagaccgcgagatcgtgacctggctgaagtcggacgcttaaccggctgcgccacccaggcgccccgggaaatgCTCATTTAAACTCGTTAAAGCCAAAGAAAACTAGAGAGGCTCCCAACAGGCTAGTCCTATTGTGGAGGATGAGAGaggctcttttttatttttttaatgtttatttatttttgagagagagagagagagcatgggcaggggaggagcagagagagagggagacacagaatccaaagcgggctccagactctgagctgtcagcacagagcctgatgtggggcttgaactcccgaaccatgatatcaggacctgagctgaagtcagacacttaaccaactaagccacccaggcaccccgggagaGGCTCTTTCACTGGGTGCAAAGAACATTGATCTCTACGTTTTACTTGTTCCCGCCCTCACGTTCTTTCACTGTCTGCTAAAAAACTCATCAAAGATGTCAGCTTGGGACAGTTAAACTTCCCGAACTAGAGTAACGTCGGAATTCAAAATCGTAATGTGTATTAGTCGGACGGTCATTTAGAATGAGTGGGTTTTCCGAGGTGGCTGAGGGGACTCCTGTGTCGTAACGTGGctctcttttattcttctctAGTGAAGCCTACTGTCGATACCAAACCTCCGGTGGCACACACGCACCACATTTTAAAACTGAGCAAACTACAGGTATTTGTTCTTGCCATTTGCAGATGTACTTGACTGATCTCTATCTATGTCCTGAAGGGGTCCAGCTTCCTAGAGCCTCATAAATACCCACCTAACCCGGAGATTTgtcactcctcccctccccttgcacACCAGCCATTTCCTGTGCTCTGCTCCCCGTCTCCATGGTGGCCCCCAATTTGCCCCTACCCCCGCCATCCCAGAGGACGGTGATCCTGAGCCGTTGGGTGTTGGACGATGTCACCATGCTGGGGTGTGGTTTCTTACCAGGGTGAACAAAAGCGAATCGACAAAATCGAATATGAAAACAAGCAACTGTGTCAGAAAATCGCAAACGCCCATCGCGGCCCTGCCAGGGTGGATTGTTGGAACGAATATTTTTCCAAGAGGTAgtgttctttctccccttttcatttttggaaagtcAGAATTGACTTGCCCCTCGTTGAATTTTAGTGCGAGTTTCCCTTGAGCAGGAGGACTCGAAAGAAGGTATTTTGACGGGTAAGCCGGAGAGACCAGATTAAGGAGAATAAAAACTACTCAAAAGGGGGGCCTTCCTCTAGCGTTAAAGACTCCTAACTTTTATTGCATCTAAGAGACTTTTTGGAGTCCTATTCAGAGTTTGTCACGGGAAAATACCGCATAGTTTTGTCAAATGGTGACCAGAGGTGGGACTCTGAAGCACAGCGTTCTTAAGGATCAGTTCCTCAAATATTTCCCGAGCAACTACTATGTGCTAAGTGCTATGAATagagatgaaatatatatatatatgatgaaatatatatatatgaaatatatatgtgtgaaatatatatatatatatatttccttgtaTATCTGAAATAGTTGAAAGCTGAAAAGAAGCAAAGCAGAACTTGTCCCTGGCCCTTTGTGATGTATCCATAGGCAAGCCCCTTCCCCCATGACATAAACCAGACATTCTCAGTCCTGGTTTCACATAACCATTCCTGGGGTGCTGCTACCAAATGCCAATGTCCAAGCTGCACCCCAGACCAAAAAAGTAGAATCTTCCAGCGGACATCAGGGTTGAAAAACCACTGATACAAACCTACCAATGCTGTGCACGTTCGCCAGAGTGTAGTCAATTTCAACAGGTATatggggcctcagggatcagcAGGACAGTGTGTTCCTTGCGCTTAGGCAGCCTGGGTTTATGACATCACGACTTCATCCGAGAGGGGTATTTTATTCTTCAACCATCTcagggttttgtgtttttcagcTTGAACAGAGAAACAAGAAACCGGGAGCTAGTGAGAATCACCGTGGAAAACCAGGGCATTCTGAAGAGGCTTGGCGATCGAAAACCGCACTATGACCGCAGATCATCCGAGATAGATTGGCAGGCACGTGGATACTCCGCCCTATTCCCTCGCACACACAGAGTTCGTCTGTGTTCAGAGTAGAGTCGGTCTCAGAAGAGACCCCTGAGTGGCCGAGGGAGCGATCATGAGGAATGCAACAATCGATAAAAGGGAAGCTACCCAGAGCAAACAAAGCTAACGACGGGAGCAAGCCACCCTCCTTGGTAGCAAAGCTGCTATGCGtcagtttcagaaaaaaaatacctcGTAGCGTCTTCCTTCAGGCTTTAATTCATTGAGGAAAGCCAAACGTAcaagcagagaggaggaagggtaTACCATTCAGTGTGCGGTTGATTTCCTTCATTTAGGAATGACccttcaagaaggaaaaaaagaaaaaaggcatctGCGGTGTTTTTAAAAACCCCCCACTCCCTGGCTTTGGTCTGTAAGCCTTTTCTAAGCCAGCCTTAGGAGTTAGactttcaagttaaaaaaaaaaatttttttaacgtttatttattattgagagacagacagagagagagcaggagcaggggaggggcagagagaggaggagacacagaattggaagcaggccccagactccgagctgtcagcaccgagcccgacgcggggctcgaaatcacaaatcctgagatcatgacctgagcggaagtcggacgcttaacccactgagccacccaggtgcccctagaccttCCACTTTAGCACCAGCCCCCTGGCACTGACATaattctctctgatttttttctttcaagaattcAAGGCGCTATAtcagaaatacaacaaaatatcTTCTCTCCCGAGATGAATAGGTATGTCTCCCCATGGCTGCTTCTTACTGTGAAATAACAGTGATCACAGTTGCTATCAAAGCCCTAAGAACTGTGTAGATGAAGAACAAGGGGCCCAGTTAAAGGGATGGATTTTGCTCTTCTGTTAGTATAAGGGAACTTAGGGCTGTGTCTT
This region includes:
- the CFAP97D1 gene encoding sperm axonemal maintenance protein CFAP97D1 → MNNCLDYLAYPVIVSNHRQSTTFRKKLDFGHYIFHKNRIQIVKPTVDTKPPVAHTHHILKLSKLQGEQKRIDKIEYENKQLCQKIANAHRGPARVDCWNEYFSKSLNRETRNRELVRITVENQGILKRLGDRKPHYDRRSSEIDWQNSRRYIRNTTKYLLSRDE